The genomic segment ACGGCCAGGCCATTCCGCCCTGTGGCAGATGCCGGGAGCTGATCAGTCAGCTATCCAGTTCCAATTTGCATACCATTATTGAAGTAAAGGATGGCATCCGGGTACCACTTTCTGAGCTCCTGCCTTACGACTGGAAAGAGCCGTCTGGTCCTGTGTGGTAACCCCCACTTGCGGTGCATTGCGCCTTTTGCCGACAGTTTTGCAGATTATCAGAACCGGCTCCAGGCCCCGGAGCTACCGGTTAGCTGTGTTTAAAAGATAACGAGAAAGCAGATCATTAAAGGCAACCTGCAACAATGGGAGCAGTATTCCAAAGCCCCTCCCGCGAAGTATTTACGGATTTTTTACAGAAGATTGCGATTATATCACTTTTAACGGTCAGCTCTCAAGGGCGTTGAGGAAAATTTCACCACGCATCAGTGGCGCTCGCAACTGAAAATCTTCCGCGGGCCACGCTGCACTACAAACCGGTACAATTTAAATTTGCCAGCCCGGATACCGCTATTGTCATCGCCACCGGCGGGATAAAATTCCGCTGGCAAAAAAGCTGCCGAAAACCGGCTATCCATCAATACCCGTGTATTCATCTGTATGCATAATGGAGACTTTAAGATTGCTTCCTTTCAGAACAGCAGGATCCACAAACCGGGGTTATTGCAACGGTGGCTGACAAAATAAGACGACACTTATTAACAAACCCCGGCAAATCAGGATACTTCGTTTTCGGCCACCTGCTTTATTTTGAATACTGTTGCATTCCAGTAAAAAGCCAGGTGTTTGTAGATCGTATCCGTGGGGAATCCTTTAATGGTAAGCGATAACCGGGTTTGTGTACCATCAGAAGTTAACAAAAATTCAAATACCGAATAATTAACCTCTTTTTCTTCAAGCCGCGACAGCGAACTGATCTGGCTGTATTGCAACCGCCGACCGGTATCAACGGCCAGAACAATGCCTTTATTTTCAAACGGCAGATGATGCACTCCCTTTATGACCAATGGTAGCCCAACCTTCCATTGAGTAACTACCTCCAGTTTCATTTCCGCTTCGCCCATCCATTGCAACATCAGTGCGGGTGCTGTAAGCACCGCCCACACCCGTTCCCGGCCGGCGTTTATAAGTATGCTTTTTTCTATAATCATCTTCCGTTACAATATCAACAGGCTCCACCTCTATTCCTGAAATAAAGCCATAACAGCCGTTGTCATATTTCCGGTTTCTACGGTTAAGTCTAGCTATTTTTTTAAGATCCCCTTTTCCAGGTTTTGCTTCAGCAGATCTTCGGCAAAGGCCCAAATTTGATCTGAGCCTTTAGCGATGACTTTCTTTTTAGCAACCACCTGATCATAACGTACATCAAACTCCTTCCAGGTGCCCCCATCATTGGAAGTATTCTGCAGTAAGGGTTCCAGCCGGTCAAGCGCCCTGGCAAACCTTGCCTCTGCTGTTTGCCCTGCTTCAAACTCCTTCCATACTTCAATCAGCGCTTCCGCCTGTGCCTGCGGCAATATACCAAAGATCCTTCGGGCTGCTTTTAATTCTTCAACTGTATTGGTATGGTTTTGTTGTGTGTCATAAATGAATACATCCCCCGAATCAATTTCAACAATATCATGTATCA from the Niabella agricola genome contains:
- a CDS encoding SRPBCC family protein — translated: MIIEKSILINAGRERVWAVLTAPALMLQWMGEAEMKLEVVTQWKVGLPLVIKGVHHLPFENKGIVLAVDTGRRLQYSQISSLSRLEEKEVNYSVFEFLLTSDGTQTRLSLTIKGFPTDTIYKHLAFYWNATVFKIKQVAENEVS
- a CDS encoding HD domain-containing protein — encoded protein: MNESLVRQIEFVKEIDKLKYVLRRTRLLHSDRRENDAEHSWHLAVMAIVLAEHANEPVDLLKVLKMVLIHDIVEIDSGDVFIYDTQQNHTNTVEELKAARRIFGILPQAQAEALIEVWKEFEAGQTAEARFARALDRLEPLLQNTSNDGGTWKEFDVRYDQVVAKKKVIAKGSDQIWAFAEDLLKQNLEKGILKK